One Thermococcus kodakarensis KOD1 genomic window carries:
- the hxlAB gene encoding bifunctional 3-hexulose-6-phosphate synthase/6-phospho-3-hexuloisomerase: MILQVALDLTDIEQAISIAEKAARGGAHWLEVGTPLIKKEGMRAVELMKRRFPDRKIVADLKTMDTGALEVEMAARHGADVVSILGVADDKTIKDAVEVARRYGIRVMVDLIGVKDKVKRAKELEKMGVHYILVHTGIDEQAQGKNPLEDLEKVVKAVKVPVAVAGGLNLDTIPKVIELGATIIIVGSAITKAKDPEEVTRRIIDLFWGEYMMTIRKAMFDITDHIRSVAENLKLEQVRGLVDAMIGANKIFIYGAGRSGLVGKAFAMRLMHLDFNVYVVGETITPAFEAGDLLIAISGSGETKSIVDAAQIAKEQGGKVVGITSYADSTLGKLADVVVEIPGRTKADVPTDYIARQMLTQYKWIAPMGTLFEDSTMVFLDGIIALLMATFQKTEKDMKRKHATLE; the protein is encoded by the coding sequence ATGATACTCCAGGTCGCTCTTGACCTTACCGATATTGAGCAGGCCATTTCTATAGCTGAGAAGGCCGCCCGCGGCGGGGCCCACTGGCTTGAAGTAGGCACTCCCCTCATCAAGAAAGAAGGAATGAGGGCAGTAGAGCTCATGAAGAGGCGCTTCCCGGACAGGAAGATAGTCGCGGATCTCAAGACAATGGACACCGGTGCCCTCGAGGTCGAGATGGCCGCGAGGCACGGCGCTGATGTTGTTTCTATTCTGGGCGTTGCAGACGACAAGACCATCAAGGATGCAGTTGAGGTCGCGAGGAGGTATGGAATAAGGGTTATGGTTGACCTGATCGGCGTCAAGGACAAGGTTAAGAGGGCAAAAGAGCTTGAGAAGATGGGCGTCCACTACATCCTCGTCCACACTGGAATTGACGAGCAGGCCCAGGGCAAGAACCCACTTGAGGACCTTGAGAAGGTCGTAAAGGCCGTCAAAGTTCCGGTTGCAGTCGCTGGGGGCCTGAATCTCGATACGATACCTAAGGTCATAGAGCTCGGCGCCACGATAATCATCGTGGGAAGCGCCATAACCAAGGCCAAAGACCCTGAAGAAGTCACCAGAAGGATAATAGACCTCTTCTGGGGCGAGTACATGATGACGATAAGAAAGGCCATGTTCGACATAACGGACCACATAAGGAGCGTCGCCGAAAACCTCAAGCTCGAACAGGTTAGAGGCCTCGTGGATGCCATGATAGGGGCCAACAAGATATTCATCTACGGCGCCGGAAGGAGCGGGCTCGTCGGCAAGGCCTTCGCGATGAGGCTCATGCACCTCGACTTCAACGTCTACGTCGTCGGTGAGACAATCACGCCAGCATTCGAGGCAGGGGATTTACTCATAGCCATAAGTGGTTCGGGTGAAACAAAGAGCATAGTGGATGCCGCTCAGATAGCAAAGGAGCAGGGCGGAAAGGTCGTCGGCATAACCTCGTACGCGGACTCGACACTCGGAAAACTCGCTGACGTTGTCGTTGAAATCCCGGGAAGGACAAAGGCAGACGTCCCCACTGACTACATAGCCAGGCAGATGCTCACCCAGTACAAATGGATAGCCCCTATGGGAACTCTTTTCGAGGACTCCACTATGGTCTTCCTTGACGGCATTATAGCACTCCTCATGGCGACCTTCCAGAAGACCGAAAAGGATATGAAGAGGAAGCACGCGACCCTTGAGTGA
- a CDS encoding Sjogren's syndrome/scleroderma autoantigen 1 family protein: MKGPTEEEIRNVIMPLMLSGAKMLDRHCPRCGSPLFEKDGRVFCPVCEYRERKRKAEMKEEVKDVEERLREKLTQLANSLPEDIEELEKHLRVMEKIIDLLERYKRLEGSE; encoded by the coding sequence GTGAAGGGGCCAACCGAAGAAGAAATCAGGAACGTGATAATGCCTCTGATGCTTTCCGGCGCTAAGATGCTCGATAGACACTGTCCGAGGTGCGGTTCGCCCCTCTTTGAGAAGGACGGTAGGGTTTTCTGTCCAGTATGCGAGTACAGGGAAAGAAAAAGGAAGGCCGAAATGAAGGAGGAGGTCAAAGACGTCGAAGAGAGGCTGAGGGAGAAGCTGACCCAGCTTGCGAACTCCCTTCCAGAGGACATTGAAGAACTTGAGAAACATTTAAGGGTGATGGAGAAGATAATCGACCTGTTGGAGAGGTATAAACGACTGGAGGGATCTGAATGA
- the trmBL2 gene encoding HTH-type transcriptional regulator TrmBL2 produces MVKDRMVELLQEHFELNLYEARAYVALVGFGVLTPAELASVSEVPAPRTYDVLRSLEKKGFAISQPGKVNKYRPVHPENILEKFIEEWQERVKEELEAKKKAKEELIELMKPLIETEIPKYGVERVWVVRGIRNATLKTKEMFEEVKEKILLADDGYIAINLENDLIKAIDNGAKAKIIVSKSLLKRLEGSKIMEYAKKGKLELRALDKFELPMLICDDEVFFALEDMAARYFNYETQVWIKDFRVRDLFEAKFNEYWEKAEKV; encoded by the coding sequence ATGGTCAAGGACAGGATGGTGGAGCTCCTTCAGGAGCACTTTGAGTTGAACCTCTACGAGGCAAGGGCGTACGTGGCCCTGGTCGGTTTTGGTGTTCTTACACCGGCCGAGCTTGCCAGCGTCTCAGAGGTTCCGGCTCCAAGAACTTACGACGTCCTCAGGAGCCTTGAGAAGAAGGGATTCGCCATCAGCCAGCCGGGCAAGGTCAACAAGTACAGGCCGGTGCACCCGGAGAACATCCTCGAGAAGTTCATCGAGGAGTGGCAGGAGCGCGTTAAGGAAGAGCTCGAGGCCAAGAAGAAGGCCAAGGAGGAGCTCATCGAGCTCATGAAGCCGCTCATCGAGACCGAGATTCCGAAGTACGGCGTTGAGAGGGTCTGGGTTGTCAGGGGCATAAGGAACGCCACCCTCAAGACCAAGGAGATGTTCGAGGAAGTCAAGGAGAAGATCCTCCTCGCCGACGACGGTTACATCGCCATAAACCTCGAGAACGACCTCATTAAGGCCATCGACAACGGCGCCAAGGCCAAGATCATCGTGAGCAAGTCCCTCCTCAAGAGGCTTGAGGGCTCAAAGATCATGGAGTACGCCAAGAAGGGCAAGCTCGAGCTCAGGGCCCTTGACAAGTTCGAGCTCCCGATGCTCATCTGCGACGACGAGGTCTTCTTCGCCCTTGAGGACATGGCTGCAAGGTACTTCAACTACGAGACCCAGGTCTGGATCAAGGACTTCAGGGTCAGGGACCTCTTCGAGGCAAAGTTCAACGAGTACTGGGAGAAGGCCGAGAAGGTCTGA
- a CDS encoding helix-turn-helix domain-containing protein: MKNQRVLKALESGPKTVDEIAKETGISPMEVRRYLLRFAEQGKVESFQREGKIFWKIREKREEEEEFKYV, encoded by the coding sequence ATGAAGAACCAGAGGGTTTTGAAGGCCCTTGAAAGCGGCCCGAAGACCGTTGATGAGATAGCCAAGGAGACTGGAATCAGCCCGATGGAGGTAAGGCGCTACCTCCTAAGGTTCGCCGAGCAGGGCAAGGTGGAGAGCTTCCAGAGGGAAGGAAAAATCTTCTGGAAAATCCGGGAAAAGAGAGAGGAGGAAGAGGAGTTCAAGTACGTTTGA
- a CDS encoding arginase family protein, with protein MVTFIPFGEKPNRDGVLYTLQLLKRNKLIDDYVIVEASRIDLLSERIPQDRAYVVGEHLATYGIIDRLRPKSLISVDAHTDLMHDYLDHGSWLAYALENRLVERAAVMAPVLMIPTTDRTQLWTRRVKIYPALLRSRKRGGKWRAYKNFQTNSIEDIIADAKKYLGDEIYLTVDMDVLRPEYKIARFQHGELTLDELIEILEAIKREFNVVAFDIAEISDRIRHSRLGKRALFEVFQLLTEGLE; from the coding sequence ATGGTAACTTTCATACCCTTTGGAGAGAAGCCCAACCGCGATGGAGTTCTCTACACCCTCCAGCTCCTAAAAAGGAACAAGCTCATTGATGACTACGTCATCGTCGAGGCCAGCAGGATTGACCTTCTATCAGAGCGAATTCCCCAGGACAGGGCCTATGTGGTCGGTGAACACCTCGCAACCTACGGGATAATCGACAGGCTGAGGCCAAAATCCCTGATCAGCGTTGATGCTCACACAGATTTGATGCACGACTACCTTGATCACGGCTCGTGGCTGGCCTATGCCCTTGAGAACAGGCTCGTTGAGAGGGCCGCCGTGATGGCTCCGGTCTTGATGATACCGACAACCGACAGAACCCAGCTCTGGACGAGGCGAGTCAAGATATATCCAGCCCTGTTGAGGAGCAGAAAACGGGGTGGAAAGTGGAGGGCTTATAAGAACTTCCAGACGAACTCCATTGAGGACATAATAGCCGATGCAAAGAAGTACCTCGGCGATGAAATATACCTCACAGTCGATATGGACGTTCTCAGGCCGGAGTACAAAATAGCTCGATTCCAGCACGGTGAGCTGACTCTCGATGAGCTAATCGAGATACTTGAGGCGATAAAGCGGGAGTTCAACGTTGTTGCGTTTGACATTGCCGAAATTTCGGACAGAATAAGGCACTCCCGTCTTGGAAAGCGGGCACTCTTTGAGGTCTTCCAGCTCCTGACGGAGGGATTGGAGTGA